The Roseococcus microcysteis genome contains a region encoding:
- a CDS encoding phage head-tail joining protein, translating to MTPLVLAWALAQPAGSRAAALAAAYTGGTTRVTFDGRTVEYRSLDELGRALAVLRGAEMTAARRPSVTLASFSREGTR from the coding sequence ATGACTCCACTCGTCTTGGCGTGGGCGCTGGCGCAGCCGGCCGGCAGCCGCGCAGCTGCACTGGCGGCAGCCTACACGGGGGGCACCACGCGCGTGACTTTCGACGGGCGGACGGTGGAGTACCGCAGCCTGGATGAGCTCGGCCGCGCGCTGGCGGTGCTGCGCGGGGCGGAGATGACGGCGGCCCGCCGCCCGTCCGTGACGCTGGCCAGCTTCTCCCGCGAGGGAACCAGGTGA
- a CDS encoding HNH endonuclease, translating to MASFLCKFNGRLCPDGLAVPTAASQWEGGTINVPRPHRTTDADATEIPEMRVGDTLYLWVHEREPGSHGRGLTAKARAAEISADGPSDLNVRITQVRLIRPPVSYEQIRDAGSGRSEVGDRLSYALRQTMHILPLHVDEWERHYRHFALAVHERNAASALQQHRQEQRQELLDRFRKALARPSQGAFRTAVLQDHDFRCAITGESTQQVLEAAHVLPYAAHPAHRTNPLNGIALRADLHRLFDAGLLSVSDGRVVLCKTLDRSHYQPLHGSRLTTKAHPDYLREHHEAALLAQTEGRRATSRR from the coding sequence TTGGCTTCATTCTTGTGCAAGTTCAATGGAAGGCTTTGTCCCGATGGGCTTGCTGTGCCGACCGCAGCATCCCAGTGGGAGGGAGGAACCATCAATGTTCCTCGGCCCCATCGCACCACAGACGCGGACGCCACCGAGATTCCCGAGATGAGGGTTGGCGACACGCTCTATCTCTGGGTGCACGAACGCGAGCCCGGAAGCCATGGTAGGGGCCTCACCGCGAAGGCAAGAGCTGCCGAGATTTCAGCAGACGGTCCGAGCGATCTCAACGTGCGGATCACGCAGGTTCGTCTCATCAGGCCGCCGGTGTCGTACGAGCAGATCAGAGACGCGGGCTCGGGCCGATCGGAAGTCGGTGATCGATTGAGCTACGCGTTGCGGCAAACCATGCACATCCTGCCGCTTCACGTTGATGAGTGGGAACGCCATTACCGTCACTTCGCCCTCGCTGTTCACGAGCGGAACGCGGCGTCGGCCCTGCAACAGCATCGCCAGGAGCAGCGCCAAGAACTGCTCGACCGGTTCCGAAAGGCATTAGCTCGGCCCTCACAAGGGGCGTTTCGAACAGCTGTTCTCCAGGACCATGACTTTCGCTGCGCTATCACGGGAGAGAGCACGCAGCAGGTACTTGAGGCAGCTCACGTGCTACCGTATGCGGCACATCCGGCTCACAGGACCAATCCGCTGAATGGAATCGCGCTGCGCGCGGATCTGCACCGCCTCTTCGATGCTGGTCTGCTGAGCGTTTCCGACGGACGCGTTGTCCTCTGCAAGACCCTTGATCGCAGTCACTACCAGCCGCTGCACGGCAGCAGACTGACCACGAAGGCGCACCCGGATTATTTGCGTGAGCATCACGAGGCTGCCCTGTTGGCGCAAACGGAAGGGCGCCGAGCTACATCGCGGCGCTAG
- a CDS encoding phage terminase large subunit family protein, with amino-acid sequence MVGEHLLDELGRFEGDAKILQAWRDGMAPEPALLVSEWADRHRLLGSRGSAEPGPWRTARTPYLREIMDALSPADPARRVVFMKGAQVGGTECGNNWIGYVIHHAPGPMLAVQPTTELAKRFSDQRIDPLVEETPAIRERVAPARSRDSGNRQLSKEFPGGQLVMTGANSAVGLRSMSARFLFLDEIDAYPGDVEGEGDPIALAEARARTFGWRRKMLLVSTPTIAGLSRIEREYLATDQRRYFVPCPHCGHRQHLRFERLVWDDGEPETTRYLCEDCDAAIGEQHKAAMLAAGEWRATATATDPHAVGFHISALYSPPGWMPWSEIARLWLAAQGDDRAIKTFRNTVLGETWQEAGEAPDWQRLYDRREHWPAGTVPMGGLLLTAGVDVQRDRLEASLWAWGQDRQSWLVEHRVLAGNPFEALVWEELRLLLGETWRHASGHRLPIAMAAIDSGDGMTTAEVYAFVRRAGAGRAIAVKGQDGLRAAVGQPAATEVRRNGRKLGGLKVWPVGSSFLKAETYGWLKLDRPTEESGDPFPPGYVHLPVHAAGEEFCRQLTAEQLVARAGRNGFRRLEWVKTRERNEALDCRVYARAAAAALGMDGWGDGRWARMADALSLPAAELPVNGNVAPASPAQAAPDTHRPRAWLAPRTGWLR; translated from the coding sequence ATGGTGGGCGAGCATCTGCTCGACGAGCTCGGCCGCTTCGAGGGCGACGCCAAAATACTGCAGGCGTGGCGCGACGGCATGGCGCCGGAGCCGGCGCTGCTCGTGTCGGAATGGGCCGACCGACATCGCCTGCTCGGCAGCCGCGGCTCCGCCGAGCCCGGGCCGTGGCGCACCGCACGCACGCCCTATCTGCGCGAGATCATGGACGCGCTGTCGCCGGCGGACCCGGCACGGCGCGTGGTCTTCATGAAGGGCGCGCAGGTCGGCGGCACCGAGTGCGGCAACAACTGGATCGGCTACGTCATCCACCACGCGCCCGGGCCGATGCTCGCGGTGCAGCCGACGACGGAACTGGCGAAGCGCTTCTCCGACCAGCGCATCGATCCGTTGGTCGAGGAGACGCCGGCGATCCGCGAGCGGGTCGCACCAGCCCGCTCGCGGGACAGCGGCAATCGCCAGCTCAGCAAGGAGTTCCCCGGCGGCCAGCTGGTGATGACTGGCGCGAACAGCGCCGTCGGCCTGCGCTCGATGTCGGCGCGCTTCCTGTTCCTCGACGAGATCGACGCTTATCCGGGTGATGTCGAGGGCGAGGGCGATCCGATCGCGCTCGCCGAGGCACGGGCGCGGACCTTCGGCTGGCGGCGCAAGATGCTGCTGGTCAGCACGCCGACCATCGCCGGGCTGTCGCGGATCGAGCGCGAATACCTTGCGACCGACCAGCGGCGCTACTTCGTGCCCTGTCCGCATTGCGGCCACCGCCAGCACCTGCGCTTCGAGCGGCTGGTCTGGGACGACGGCGAGCCCGAGACGACGCGCTACCTCTGCGAGGACTGCGACGCGGCGATCGGCGAGCAGCACAAGGCGGCGATGCTGGCCGCGGGGGAATGGCGGGCCACGGCCACGGCGACGGACCCGCACGCCGTCGGCTTCCACATCTCGGCGCTCTACTCGCCGCCGGGCTGGATGCCCTGGTCGGAGATCGCCCGGCTCTGGCTCGCCGCGCAGGGCGACGACCGGGCGATCAAGACGTTCCGGAACACCGTGCTCGGCGAGACCTGGCAGGAGGCGGGCGAGGCGCCGGACTGGCAGCGCCTCTACGACCGCCGGGAGCACTGGCCCGCCGGCACCGTGCCGATGGGCGGGCTGCTGCTCACCGCGGGCGTGGACGTTCAGCGCGATCGCCTCGAGGCGAGCCTCTGGGCCTGGGGCCAGGACCGCCAGTCCTGGCTGGTCGAGCACCGCGTGCTGGCGGGGAACCCGTTCGAGGCGCTGGTGTGGGAGGAGCTGCGGCTGCTGCTGGGCGAGACCTGGCGACACGCGAGCGGGCACCGCCTGCCGATCGCCATGGCGGCGATCGACAGCGGCGACGGCATGACCACCGCGGAGGTGTACGCCTTCGTGCGGCGGGCCGGTGCGGGCCGCGCCATCGCCGTGAAGGGCCAGGATGGGTTGCGCGCCGCGGTCGGTCAGCCGGCCGCGACAGAGGTGCGGCGGAACGGCCGCAAGCTCGGCGGCCTGAAGGTCTGGCCCGTGGGATCCTCCTTCCTGAAGGCCGAGACCTACGGCTGGTTGAAGCTCGACCGGCCGACCGAGGAGAGCGGCGACCCGTTCCCGCCGGGCTACGTGCACCTGCCGGTGCACGCGGCGGGCGAGGAATTCTGCCGCCAGCTCACCGCCGAGCAGCTCGTCGCCCGGGCCGGCCGCAACGGCTTTCGCCGGCTGGAGTGGGTGAAGACGCGCGAGAGGAACGAGGCGCTGGACTGCCGGGTCTATGCCCGCGCGGCCGCGGCGGCGCTGGGGATGGATGGCTGGGGCGACGGCCGCTGGGCGCGGATGGCCGATGCGCTGTCGCTGCCTGCGGCCGAACTTCCTGTCAACGGGAATGTCGCTCCGGCGTCGCCCGCGCAGGCGGCACCCGACACTCATCGCCCGAGGGCCTGGCTCGCGCCGCGCACAGGCTGGCTTCGATAA
- a CDS encoding elements of external origin has translation MIATAQPGRVASQREVARRLGISHTALQKAQRAGRIAPEADGAWDVEKVRARLADSSDPVRKTATLVQPAVAAPRPASPPPVAAIPPAADPLPRAAQNTFHDARTANEVLKAQERRLRLDERKGKLVDKARALLLVHRLAKEERDAILAWPARVAAEMAAELGVDVHRLQTMMDTRLRQHLAERHDVRVTVG, from the coding sequence ATGATCGCCACCGCGCAGCCGGGCCGCGTGGCCTCGCAGCGCGAGGTGGCGCGCCGCCTCGGCATCTCCCACACGGCGTTGCAGAAGGCGCAGCGCGCCGGCCGCATCGCGCCCGAGGCCGACGGCGCCTGGGATGTCGAGAAGGTTCGCGCGCGGCTGGCGGACAGCAGCGATCCTGTCCGGAAGACCGCGACTCTGGTGCAGCCAGCAGTGGCAGCACCCCGGCCCGCATCGCCGCCGCCTGTCGCCGCGATTCCGCCGGCCGCCGATCCCCTGCCGCGCGCCGCCCAGAACACCTTCCACGATGCGCGCACGGCGAACGAGGTGCTGAAGGCGCAGGAGCGTCGGCTACGGCTCGACGAACGAAAGGGCAAGCTGGTCGACAAGGCTCGCGCGCTCCTGCTCGTGCACCGGCTCGCCAAGGAGGAGCGCGACGCCATCCTAGCCTGGCCCGCCCGCGTCGCTGCCGAGATGGCGGCCGAGCTCGGCGTCGATGTGCATCGGCTGCAGACCATGATGGACACGCGCCTGCGCCAGCACCTGGCCGAGCGACACGATGTCCGAGTGACCGTCGGCTGA
- a CDS encoding DUF3489 domain-containing protein codes for MKLSDTQRVILSAAAQHEMGLARAPKTLPAAARNAVFRSLIKNNLLTEINAPREHVGLGWRQDEDGTWIVARITDDGLRAIGIDPNEDDAREEDEQSAEAIARRNAERHAVAEAVAPVADPAPTGGEEPAEGDAPAEESEPAQGAPAPALRASLRDAAAAVLAAWDDEANRETDMITALDGPMQALRAALAGKPPRAPREPGTPRKPREGTKQETVLAMLRRKEGATIAQICEATGWQQHTVRGFFAGLKKRQGIEVQVLERVRQVGPNKEGAKGSYTVYHLPA; via the coding sequence ATGAAGCTTTCCGATACCCAGCGCGTGATCCTGAGCGCCGCGGCGCAGCACGAGATGGGCCTCGCCCGCGCGCCGAAGACCCTGCCGGCCGCCGCCCGCAACGCGGTGTTCCGCAGCCTGATCAAGAACAACCTGCTCACGGAGATCAACGCCCCGCGGGAGCATGTCGGGCTCGGCTGGCGACAGGATGAGGACGGCACCTGGATCGTCGCGCGCATCACCGACGACGGGCTGCGCGCCATCGGCATCGACCCGAACGAGGACGACGCGCGCGAGGAGGACGAGCAGAGCGCCGAGGCCATCGCGCGCCGCAACGCCGAGCGCCACGCCGTCGCCGAGGCCGTCGCGCCGGTGGCCGATCCGGCGCCCACGGGCGGGGAGGAGCCGGCGGAGGGGGATGCCCCCGCGGAGGAGTCCGAACCCGCCCAGGGCGCGCCCGCGCCCGCCCTGCGCGCGAGCCTGCGCGACGCCGCCGCGGCGGTGCTGGCCGCCTGGGACGACGAGGCCAACCGCGAGACCGACATGATCACCGCCCTCGACGGACCGATGCAGGCGCTCCGCGCCGCCCTCGCCGGTAAGCCGCCCCGCGCACCGCGCGAGCCCGGCACGCCGCGCAAGCCGCGCGAGGGCACGAAGCAGGAGACGGTCCTGGCGATGCTCCGCCGCAAGGAGGGCGCGACCATCGCGCAGATCTGCGAGGCGACCGGCTGGCAGCAGCACACGGTCCGCGGGTTCTTCGCGGGCCTCAAGAAGCGCCAGGGGATCGAGGTGCAGGTGCTGGAGCGGGTGCGCCAGGTCGGCCCGAACAAGGAGGGCGCGAAGGGGTCCTACACCGTCTACCACCTGCCGGCCTGA
- a CDS encoding site-specific DNA-methyltransferase produces MLPDLRVEMMPVASLAPYAANARLHPTEQVAQLAASIGEFGFNVPVLVDDAGVLIAGHGRVLAAKALGLEEVPAIRLGHLTEAQARAFRLADNQLALNSTWDEGLLAAELCALRTDEFDLGLIGFDRATLDRLLDEAASDAPAAPCGDPDAPAPEPPPAPITRPGDLWLLGPHRLLCGDATSAEDVARLLNGARPHLMITDPPYGVNYDPEWRNEAGVSATMRTGKVANDDRADWRDAWTLFPGAVAYVWHAGVHARTVIESLDAAGFAVRSQIVWAKSRFVLGRGDYHWQHEPCLYAVRKGATGHWQGARDQATLWPISTGGDEDAATVQGTQKPVECMRRPMLNNSAPGDAVYEPFCGSGSTIIAAETIGRICFAMDLDARYVDVAVRRWQAFTGRAAVLAGDERVFDDIAAARGARAAA; encoded by the coding sequence ATGCTGCCTGACCTCCGCGTCGAGATGATGCCGGTGGCCTCGCTCGCGCCCTATGCCGCCAATGCACGGCTGCACCCCACCGAGCAGGTGGCGCAGCTGGCGGCCTCGATCGGCGAGTTTGGCTTCAACGTGCCGGTGCTGGTGGACGATGCCGGCGTGCTCATCGCCGGCCACGGCCGCGTGCTCGCCGCGAAGGCGCTCGGCCTCGAGGAGGTGCCCGCGATCCGGCTCGGGCACCTGACCGAGGCGCAGGCGCGGGCCTTCCGGCTGGCGGACAACCAGCTGGCACTGAACTCCACCTGGGACGAGGGACTGCTAGCCGCCGAGCTGTGCGCGCTGCGCACCGACGAGTTCGACCTCGGGCTGATCGGCTTCGACAGGGCGACGCTCGACCGGCTGCTGGACGAGGCGGCGTCAGACGCCCCGGCCGCACCTTGCGGGGACCCCGACGCACCGGCGCCGGAGCCGCCGCCGGCTCCCATCACCCGGCCTGGCGATCTGTGGCTGCTCGGCCCGCACCGGCTGCTCTGTGGCGACGCCACCTCCGCTGAGGACGTCGCGCGGCTGCTCAACGGCGCGCGGCCACACCTGATGATCACGGACCCGCCCTACGGTGTGAACTACGATCCCGAGTGGCGGAATGAGGCGGGCGTCTCGGCCACGATGCGCACAGGCAAGGTGGCGAACGACGACCGCGCCGACTGGCGTGACGCCTGGACGCTGTTCCCTGGCGCCGTGGCCTATGTCTGGCACGCCGGCGTGCACGCGCGGACCGTGATCGAGAGCCTCGATGCCGCCGGCTTCGCGGTGCGGAGCCAGATCGTCTGGGCGAAGTCGCGCTTTGTGCTCGGGCGAGGCGACTACCACTGGCAGCACGAGCCCTGCCTCTACGCGGTGCGCAAGGGAGCGACCGGTCACTGGCAGGGCGCGCGGGACCAGGCGACGCTCTGGCCGATCAGCACCGGCGGCGACGAGGACGCGGCGACGGTGCAGGGCACGCAGAAGCCGGTCGAGTGCATGCGCCGGCCGATGCTGAACAACAGCGCGCCGGGGGATGCGGTCTACGAGCCGTTCTGCGGCAGCGGCAGCACCATCATCGCCGCGGAGACCATTGGTCGCATCTGCTTCGCGATGGATCTCGATGCCCGCTATGTCGATGTGGCGGTGCGCCGCTGGCAGGCCTTCACGGGCCGTGCGGCAGTGCTGGCGGGGGATGAGCGGGTCTTCGACGACATCGCCGCCGCCCGCGGCGCGCGGGCGGCGGCATGA
- a CDS encoding site-specific DNA-methyltransferase — MPKAPWAASAVEARAVAALLPYAGNARTHSADQVAQIAASILEFGFVAPVLVDERGEIIAGHGRLLAAKSLGLDTVPTIVRTGLTEPQKAAYRLADNRIALNAGWDEALLAAEVTKLQEMGGVDLALTGFEAAEIERLLAGLETDAGNLPAPAVASGAEPAPGNQPDADSAEPADDPADATPEPPRQAVARVGDIWLLGEHRLACGDSTNRSTVARVMGADRAALLFTSPPYGNQRDYTTGGVSDWDALMQGVFAHLDGALRRDAQVLVNLGLIHREGEWQPYWQGWLDWMRGQGWRRFGLYAWDQGPGLPGDWNGRLAPAFELVFHFNREARQANKIVPCKWAGTPNKGSGLRAADGEVKAYTHIGLPVQEMRIPDSVLRITRHKGRGIETEHPAVFPVALPEFLMRAYTDEGDVVFEPFGGSGTTILAGQRSGRRVRAIELAPAYVDLAIARWRMLNPELPVTLADDGRDYDAVAAARAEAMADAA; from the coding sequence ATGCCCAAGGCCCCCTGGGCCGCGAGCGCCGTCGAGGCGCGCGCGGTCGCCGCGCTGCTGCCCTATGCCGGCAACGCGCGCACGCACTCCGCCGACCAGGTGGCGCAGATCGCGGCAAGCATCCTCGAGTTCGGCTTCGTCGCGCCGGTGCTGGTGGACGAGCGTGGCGAGATCATCGCCGGCCACGGACGGTTGCTGGCTGCGAAGTCGCTCGGGCTCGACACCGTGCCGACCATCGTCCGCACCGGCCTGACCGAGCCGCAGAAGGCCGCGTATCGACTCGCGGACAATCGCATCGCGCTGAACGCCGGCTGGGACGAGGCGCTGCTCGCGGCCGAGGTCACGAAGCTGCAGGAGATGGGCGGCGTCGACCTGGCGCTGACCGGCTTCGAAGCCGCCGAGATCGAGCGGCTGCTGGCCGGGCTGGAAACCGATGCCGGCAACCTGCCGGCGCCGGCGGTTGCCAGCGGTGCCGAGCCGGCCCCTGGCAACCAGCCGGACGCGGATAGCGCCGAGCCAGCCGACGACCCCGCGGATGCCACGCCGGAGCCGCCGCGGCAGGCGGTCGCGCGGGTCGGCGACATCTGGCTGCTGGGCGAGCACCGCCTCGCCTGCGGCGACAGCACGAACCGCAGCACCGTCGCGCGCGTCATGGGCGCGGATCGCGCGGCGCTGCTCTTCACCAGCCCGCCCTACGGGAACCAGCGGGACTACACCACCGGCGGCGTCTCCGATTGGGATGCGCTGATGCAGGGCGTGTTCGCCCATCTCGACGGCGCGCTGCGCCGCGACGCGCAGGTTCTGGTGAATCTCGGGCTGATCCATCGCGAGGGGGAATGGCAGCCTTATTGGCAGGGCTGGCTCGACTGGATGCGTGGCCAGGGCTGGCGGCGCTTCGGGCTCTACGCCTGGGACCAGGGGCCCGGCCTGCCGGGCGACTGGAACGGGCGCCTCGCGCCTGCCTTCGAGTTGGTCTTCCACTTCAATCGCGAGGCGCGCCAGGCCAACAAGATCGTGCCGTGCAAATGGGCCGGCACGCCGAACAAGGGCAGCGGGCTCCGCGCCGCCGACGGCGAGGTGAAGGCCTACACCCACATCGGCCTGCCGGTGCAGGAGATGCGCATCCCGGACAGCGTGCTGCGCATCACCCGCCACAAGGGGCGGGGCATCGAGACCGAGCACCCGGCGGTGTTCCCCGTCGCGCTGCCAGAGTTCCTGATGCGCGCCTACACGGACGAGGGCGACGTCGTGTTCGAGCCGTTCGGCGGCTCCGGGACGACCATCCTGGCGGGCCAGCGGAGCGGGCGGCGGGTCCGCGCCATCGAACTCGCGCCGGCCTATGTCGACCTGGCGATCGCCCGCTGGCGGATGCTGAATCCCGAGCTGCCGGTGACGCTCGCCGATGACGGGCGAGATTACGATGCCGTCGCCGCCGCGCGCGCGGAGGCAATGGCCGATGCTGCCTGA
- a CDS encoding crossover junction endodeoxyribonuclease RuvC, with translation MPAARASGPPLTAPPHVALRHHAVLALDLGTTTGWALRGHDGGITSGTISFKPSRFEGGGMRYLRFRGWLTEMAGLASGLSRIAFEEVRAHAGTDAAHLYGGFLAHLSAWCEERGIAYEGVPVATIKRFATGRGNADKAAMIAAIQARGFAPADDNEADAIAILLWLTDAQGGRA, from the coding sequence ATGCCCGCGGCGCGCGCAAGCGGGCCGCCGCTCACCGCCCCGCCGCACGTCGCCCTGCGGCATCACGCCGTCCTGGCCCTCGACCTGGGCACCACCACCGGCTGGGCGCTCCGCGGCCACGACGGCGGCATCACTTCGGGCACCATCTCCTTCAAGCCGAGCCGCTTCGAGGGCGGCGGCATGCGCTACCTCCGCTTCCGCGGATGGCTGACCGAGATGGCCGGCCTCGCCAGCGGCCTTTCCCGCATCGCCTTCGAGGAAGTCCGCGCCCACGCCGGCACCGACGCCGCGCACCTCTACGGCGGCTTCCTGGCCCACCTCTCCGCCTGGTGCGAGGAACGCGGCATTGCCTACGAGGGCGTGCCCGTTGCCACCATCAAGCGCTTCGCGACTGGCCGCGGCAACGCCGACAAGGCGGCGATGATCGCAGCAATCCAGGCGCGCGGCTTCGCGCCGGCCGATGACAATGAGGCCGACGCCATCGCCATCCTGCTCTGGCTCACCGACGCACAGGGAGGCCGTGCATGA
- a CDS encoding DUF7146 domain-containing protein: MIDLNDAAPAPARYDLEAIVQRLRDTAPAWVPGMFPNGRRQGDEWRLANIHGAPPRQSGSCVIMLRGEHAGDWHDFDGGDGGGPLSTLAHGTGLADRALFAHATGMTGWAGEGPPRQEPPPPPKAERDASRDIAFILEHALPIQGTAAERYLLGRGLSVSDGADLLFHPDLANFETRAGYPAMVALVRNLAGEVVAVHRTYLREDGEAVRKAEIPKPRMVLGRSGGGTVRLAPLGPHGVLGLCEGIETGLSAMLACPGLPVWAALSTTGLEQALLPPEVRRVVILADHDASGAGARAAEAAAAKLRLEGREVSIALPPREGNDFNDMLLRDGAEAIAALVDQAMRSAAPKPPPQEPETGRHLPIGFLEPAHPLPTARADEGNLDRATARAWGLVLSANRSPWLFRLGGEPSWVVPDDDGRPVAVTVREERLRHMLAKLADWRKANAKGDLVPTPPPTGLVKSLVATPDPALPVLAGIVTAPVLGRGGVLLTEPGYHPDARLLYRPPPGFVLPPVPERPTPPEIAAARNLLLDDLLGDFPFTGEAERAHALALLLLGFVRPMIDAPTPLHMIEKPTPGTGATLMVDAIATILTGAGASVMTEGRDEDEWRKRLTAKLRQLPTLLLIDNLRQELDSSALAAALTAPVWEDRVLGASDMVRLPVRCAWVATGNNPAVSHEIARRLVRIRLDARTDQPWRRDGFRHPDLMVWVRAQRGRLVAACLTLCRAWIAAGRPRGAHSLGSFEVWSQTLGGILQVAGVAGFLENLEEVIAASDSEGGAWRAFIQLWWDRFGSAEVSVSDLLGLAQSAEASLPISAKNEHGLKVSLGAAFTKLRDRAFRISDRLVHLRQGKVLHNSQRWRLEPAEAAPVRGGLGGLVGVSRGETPIGSGQEIRGVDGSWGSWGSFSNPCAHARAHA; the protein is encoded by the coding sequence TTGATTGACCTGAACGACGCGGCGCCGGCGCCGGCGCGCTACGACCTCGAGGCCATTGTGCAGCGCCTGCGTGACACGGCCCCTGCCTGGGTGCCGGGCATGTTCCCGAACGGCCGGCGGCAGGGCGACGAATGGCGACTGGCGAACATCCACGGCGCGCCGCCGCGGCAGTCGGGCTCCTGCGTCATCATGCTGCGCGGCGAGCACGCCGGCGACTGGCACGACTTCGACGGCGGCGATGGCGGTGGGCCGCTCTCGACGCTGGCGCACGGCACAGGGCTGGCGGATCGGGCGCTGTTCGCGCACGCGACGGGCATGACCGGCTGGGCCGGCGAAGGCCCTCCGCGCCAGGAGCCGCCGCCCCCGCCGAAGGCCGAGCGCGACGCCTCCCGCGACATCGCCTTCATCCTGGAGCATGCGCTGCCGATCCAGGGCACGGCGGCGGAGCGCTACCTGCTCGGCCGCGGGCTCTCCGTGTCGGACGGCGCGGACCTGCTCTTCCACCCCGACCTGGCGAACTTCGAAACCCGCGCCGGCTATCCGGCGATGGTCGCGCTGGTCCGAAACCTCGCCGGCGAGGTGGTGGCGGTGCACCGGACCTACCTCCGAGAGGATGGCGAGGCGGTCCGCAAGGCCGAAATCCCGAAGCCGCGCATGGTGCTCGGCCGGAGCGGTGGCGGCACGGTGCGACTGGCCCCGCTCGGCCCACATGGTGTGCTCGGCCTCTGCGAGGGCATCGAGACCGGGCTCTCGGCGATGCTGGCCTGCCCCGGGCTGCCAGTCTGGGCCGCGCTCTCGACCACCGGCCTCGAGCAGGCGCTGCTCCCGCCCGAGGTCAGGCGCGTCGTCATCCTCGCCGACCACGATGCCTCGGGTGCGGGCGCGCGGGCCGCCGAAGCCGCCGCCGCGAAGCTTCGCCTCGAGGGTCGCGAGGTCTCCATCGCCCTGCCTCCACGCGAGGGCAACGACTTCAACGACATGCTCCTGCGTGACGGGGCGGAGGCGATCGCCGCGCTGGTCGACCAGGCGATGCGCAGCGCCGCTCCCAAACCACCGCCTCAGGAGCCCGAGACCGGCCGGCACCTGCCCATCGGCTTCCTGGAGCCGGCACATCCGCTCCCGACCGCCCGCGCTGACGAGGGCAATCTCGACCGCGCCACCGCGCGCGCCTGGGGCCTCGTGTTGTCCGCCAACCGCTCGCCCTGGCTGTTCCGTCTCGGCGGCGAGCCATCCTGGGTCGTGCCCGACGATGACGGCCGGCCCGTCGCCGTCACCGTGCGCGAGGAGCGCCTGCGCCACATGCTGGCGAAGCTCGCCGACTGGCGAAAGGCGAACGCCAAGGGCGACCTCGTGCCCACCCCGCCGCCGACAGGCTTGGTGAAGTCGCTCGTCGCCACGCCTGACCCGGCGCTGCCAGTACTGGCTGGAATCGTCACGGCGCCCGTGCTCGGTCGCGGCGGCGTGCTGCTCACCGAGCCCGGCTACCACCCCGACGCCCGGCTGCTCTACCGCCCGCCGCCGGGCTTCGTGCTGCCGCCGGTGCCGGAGCGGCCGACGCCACCCGAGATTGCGGCTGCGCGCAATCTCCTCCTCGACGATCTGCTCGGCGATTTCCCCTTCACCGGCGAGGCGGAGCGTGCCCACGCGCTCGCGCTCCTGCTGCTCGGCTTCGTGCGGCCGATGATCGACGCGCCGACGCCGCTGCACATGATCGAGAAGCCCACGCCCGGCACCGGCGCGACGCTCATGGTGGACGCCATCGCCACCATCCTCACCGGCGCCGGCGCATCCGTGATGACGGAGGGGCGCGACGAGGACGAATGGCGCAAGCGTCTCACCGCAAAGCTGCGCCAGCTGCCAACGCTGCTCCTGATCGATAACCTCCGCCAGGAACTCGACAGCTCCGCCCTTGCCGCGGCCCTGACCGCTCCGGTCTGGGAGGACCGCGTGCTCGGCGCCTCGGACATGGTCCGCCTGCCGGTGCGCTGCGCCTGGGTCGCTACGGGCAACAACCCGGCCGTCTCGCACGAGATCGCCCGCCGCCTCGTCCGCATCCGCCTCGACGCCCGCACCGACCAGCCGTGGCGGCGCGATGGCTTCCGGCATCCCGACCTCATGGTGTGGGTCCGAGCCCAGCGCGGGCGCCTGGTCGCGGCCTGCCTCACGCTGTGCCGCGCCTGGATCGCAGCAGGTCGTCCGCGCGGGGCCCACAGCCTGGGCAGCTTCGAAGTATGGAGCCAGACGCTGGGCGGCATCCTGCAGGTCGCGGGCGTCGCTGGCTTCCTGGAGAACCTCGAAGAGGTGATCGCCGCCTCTGACAGCGAGGGCGGGGCCTGGCGCGCCTTCATCCAGCTCTGGTGGGACCGCTTCGGCAGCGCCGAGGTCAGCGTCAGCGATCTGCTCGGCCTGGCGCAGAGCGCCGAGGCCAGCCTGCCAATCAGCGCGAAGAACGAGCATGGCCTGAAGGTCTCGCTCGGGGCGGCCTTCACCAAGCTGCGCGACCGCGCCTTCCGCATCAGCGACCGACTGGTCCACCTCCGGCAGGGGAAGGTGCTGCACAATTCGCAACGCTGGCGCCTCGAACCCGCTGAGGCGGCGCCCGTACGTGGGGGTCTTGGGGGTCTTGTGGGGGTCTCACGCGGCGAGACCCCCATTGGTTCAGGCCAGGAAATCCGCGGGGTTGATGGGTCTTGGGGGTCTTGGGGGTCTTTTTCCAACCCCTGCGCACATGCGCGCGCACATGCGTGA